tatgtagcataatacgaagataccgagtagtactcagtaataatatgaagacaccaaaatttgttcggtgtaaaaattgctatgtcgagctctttttttaggccatttaaatctcccgagtagtccaccctttacgttcacccggtcccaCTTTtgccttcgcccatagcatgtacaagtcgcttaggtctatagccttcgctcatatcatgtacgagtcgcttaggtctctagccttcgctcatacaggacgggtcgcttaggtcatgactggagactcgaggtttcacggattaagtcATTTGCTACtcaagtagattagcgaccgttaagaggagacaccaagcagaaagtagtcgtcatgcgataAAGAGGATGCGCGGTGCGCAAAATTAGTCGACATTGCAACAGAATGAATGCGCGTTGCgcaaaaagtagtcgacgaagtgtagctctagagggtttcaatgcccatcgagagtcatacatggataagtagtcggcgaagtgtagctctggaggatTTCAATGCCCGTcaagagacgtacacagataggtagtcgatcatggtgtagcccccgagggtttcatgcccgtcgagagacgtacctaaaaaggtagccgatcttgtgaagaacaagtcggaagaggttaagtcacttagcttgattcgtggacgaatgtcgacgaagccgtggagctcgttgatggagctgcgatggtttgttgatgaagctcgactagtcgaagtcgattccgactagttttcaagtcaagacgagtagttgataTAGTCGTTGTTGTGAGGCTCGCCcttgactagtttctagtcgagacgagtagtcgaagtagtcattggcgggccgccgatcgtcctcgtgaagtcgaagtgatcgccggcgggccgccgagccttctcgagaagtcgaagtagtcgctggcgggccgccgagcctcctcgcgaagtcgaagtagtcgaactcgtcgctgctaCGCGCgaacattgcggcacaagccgaagttgaaaccgggtcgtcgaggtcagCAGCcacggtgcatcgacgttgcagcgtgaggtgaagtcgagctgagtagtcgaggtcgatgtagccgttcactgaaggatccgatctcaaaCTCGATGAATCAATCCGCCGAcgcatatgtacgaagtagcaatctGCCActttgagtggattgatgttgatgaagaggtccttcaaatttgcccaatgatcgcgacgatcggccccacggtgggcgccagctgtcagtgtttttaccgtcggcctacctagggataccctaaggtaggtgattatttgatGAGGGAtcaccggatctggaacttgaaggtgaacgcaaggacacaagacataaatttagacaggttcgggccgctagagtagcgtaataccctacgtcctgttttggggtgttgtatattgcgccctgcgcttgggtgttgagttgcctgttggctcctctctgttggttctcttcctatctaggtatccctgccctcctttatatatcccaaggGATGGGTTTctagtaggattataaggtaGGAGTCGTAATAAGATTGCAagatatgagtcctaataggattacactagaatcctagtaggaatcagacttctttttcctcacgggtagcttccttgcggtacccaggggatctatccctgacagtgttccctcgttacctgcatggtcagcaacAAACAAAGCAGGTGGAtcttcatcaaaatcactagcaaaggaatacgcaccatcatctttaaccaccaaaacgcgcttggtaggacagtcacgctgcacgtgcccaaagcccttgcaacgATGACACTGGATATCTCTtattctacccgtggatgcaaccaaggaagcactagcggctggcttctgtacagtcttggttgctgaagttgtgggaggagcgcgtggcttgttgctggatggagaaggtgctgctgcacgactcggtgaaggagttggtacaggtgcacgtccgcccatagaagtattcgtgcgtggctgccatgatgtagatttacctgcagaaacattaggcctagtactagcacgtcgtccctgtaccttcctttcagctttacaagcaagatggaacaaacgggttacgttagtataatctttatatgcAAGAATATCCTAAATTTCTCGATTTAACccacccaaaaatctagccatagcaggttcctcaccctccactaaattacaacgtagcatacccatttgcaattcctgataatattcttctacacttctagTGCCGTGCCCCAATtattgtaacttatgtaacagatcacgtgcatagtaagaaggaacgaatctagcctgcacgacccgtttcaaagcatcccaagtttgtggtatGTCATCaatatttttcttgccatgttctatccaccaaacagaagcaaaatcagtgaacctactagtagcagccctaacacgtgcattctcaggaaaatcatggcatgcaaacttttgatcaacagcaatttcctaaataatgtatgcatcaaggtcatatgtaccattaaaaggaggtatcttaaatttaatcttgctgaaagcatcatcattgttgcatACCTCACGTCGACGCAAACCACCCGTACCTCTatgattagtgcgtagccgtcGGCATTGGTGAGcatcttattcatcttgttcagtatcagcaatatattcatcctcccaatcatcatgctgttcgttggtctttgCATGGaactcatcaaaacgccgcaaaatagcagcgagactcttgtcaatattgccgactgTTATCTCCAGGCCTGTAAGCTTGGTGTTGATGGCAATCTGcatagcctccaattgtccaattttatcattcgtcacctgcatatcattatcaagtccttttgtgtgccgctgcacttgcctttaaAAATATTGTATGATGCCCATAGTACGTGGAGACTGCCGCAaactatgatcctcctcctcgaaGCCTGCTATGGTGAGAAACAAGAAAAACAAGTGAaatagtaaaatccctacagttAATAGGGTGTAGCcactgcaaggcgctcactctcaacctgttgcacaagctcttaccaattcttaccttgctccCAGTAGGGGATAGCAATCAACAAGACTACAACGGTGGAATGAAGTCTATTGGTGCTGCAGCAATAAGACCTATGGAGCTGTAATcgaatatgtggagctgtaggtgggctggaacaaggaagtactagcaccatgTTAGTCAtaaaagcaagctgaataattGTTCAATAGTGGTACTATGCTGGTtctagtctagaccgtgctagagacgcgagcttGGACACAAAgaaagtcacaaagcaccaccccgaacagaagggaaaaacaaacgcaatgaattagctccttgatttttttttatttttctttttttacactgatcttttttccttttttattttttctttttttcaggggaacctcaaaaataGATTCTATAACAAAGAAATATAAGTGAGCAAGTCGccacacacgctttttccaAAAAGAGTAGGGGTATATAGGTAATTAAAAGATATATATGAAGTAGGCCCTCTCTCTCTAGAGTAGGCCGAACACCTAAATATATATATGAAGTGTTATTGACTCTATTACACAGTTCGGACTGAGACTCAACCAGCACCGATTCCAACTGGGATTTGATAACAAGgaggcactcagattcggccAATCGAGAGATGAAaaggctacccgaattcaagtCGGGCTCGGTCAccacgcgcttaaccgattccaattCAAACTTGATAGCCAAAGTGTATTCTAATTTGGCCAAAATAGTGATTAAACAGGCAATACATGACCAAACGTGATaaaactcgaaactctaaaggactataactaagaccagcaactcgacataaccgatgcaaccgaaaactcaacaagccctaactaagcagtactagtaaaggctcaaaagggtttATAGGATTGCGGCGGGAgaaaaaaattctactatttttggctttttctggaccgtaggaaaataaaaatagcgaaggattggaagtctctcaccgaacaatcttgctctgattaccaactgatgagAACCCACTAGGGTTTGTTcttgatctttcgatgagagacgtgggataactcgattgatggaggagacgacgttcacggcccgactatagccttccaaggatgctgcgccttagcaaccgatacaccacctcctatggttgctgcgatcttgtggagcgcgacacccggccactagggcactcatcctgcaagcaatcgaagaactagcaagaacaagtagaacaagtactaaaaatatgagatgtaattgaaggtctcaaaccaaatctcaattatggtggggttccgaaaataagtggacgggtggctggatcagcacacgcGTCtataaggaagtagcaaaagctaaacttgcatctaacaaaacccgagtgttcttggcggcggctaaaggttataaagagagggagaaagaccacaagggtgctggggttgtgttccaaccctaggacgcgtccgaattggactcaacttgatacacggcccgtgggccaaaatagggtgacgcagcaccgtggctgaaaaggactctataGTAAATTAACAATTGCGGTTGACaccgaacagatatggaggtgattctagATCCTTTGGAAattagatttgataagcttttcaggaagtacttgaacgaccaaaacggagtcctgataaagtcgtggcggccgtcacaagtcatgtctgtcctgcagtccgaatccagcttGCGcaatgcctcttcccttttgatccaatccattgttcctgagtaaaacaagagtgcatgtgtctccattgtctaaatatgatgaacctgagcttaagagtgaacttacttgatgggtaagctgacgagcacgagcgcaagtaataggaccaagtggtGTTGTCGAaatagatactggtgtaggtgtaaATGTACTgttggtggcgatgtcctcGTCAGAATGACCACTTTGTTAGGCGGAATATATCTAACGAGTTGTTGTTAGGAACTGTTTGTAGCAGCTATGAAAACGAAAACGATATATCAACCATGCATAAGCAATATGTAAGAAATATGGTCCCATAAGACCATAATTGtaattttggtgattgtgtaATAATATAATCAATGGAACTAACAAAGTTTATAAGCTTATATTTGTAGGATTTCTAAGTCCTATGGATGAAGTCCAAACCATATCCAAGATGTTCAAATCACTGTCAAGATGCTATGTCATAGTGAAAAACCAAAGataaaatattttagggtgtccAAATGACAACTGAGATGAATTGGACAAGTGACAGCAGAAATTAGCCGACCAGATAAACCGATGCTATCAAAATATAATGGGTTGATGCATTGAGGAATTGATACGGCGATCAAGTGAAGAAAAACCTGTAGACCGGATCAACCAATGCCGTAGGGTTAAGCGTCGGTGCAATGGTACTTCAATTACTCAGAGAGCACGGAACATCCACAAGGTTTTGGGCAAAGGTGTCATCAGCACTGGATGATCTGACATTACTGGAGAAGGCGTCGGTGCAAGCGTAGTTTGATTACTCAGAGAGCATTTTAAGCTACATAAGAGTTTGAGGGATAAAGTTTTcagcaccggttaaaccgacaccTATCGGTGCAATGCGTTGGAGCAATGACGCAAGCAGAAGGGGACGCTAGGATTCAATGGCTAGCATGCAGGATCAGTGTGATCGGTTGAACTGATGCCTATGACTAGATCAACCGATGCTTTAAGCTTTTCGGAAAAGTTGTTGGCAATGGCTATGGTTGgttctctagcctatataaacACTTCCCCCGGGTCATTTGAGGCTGCTGGAGTTCAGGAGAAGCACATACACACTGAAGAAGACCTCCATGTCATCCATAGAGCTAAATTGATCACATCCATAGTCTTTAGCACATGCTTTGAGAGTGTTAGTGCTAGGTTAGGTCTAGAGAAAGTGAGGATGTTGCTGCCTTGTGTATGGTTCTCGAGCGAACCACAAATGTAAACTTGGTGAGCAGTCCCTTTGGAGTCTTGGTGACTTGTCGGCAAGTCTTCAACCCTTCAGCTTGGTGTAGAGCCAACATCGACAACCGTGTTCGGTGGACGAGGAGGCCCCTCTTTTATGGGAAGCTCTACAGTGAAGACGGCGTCAAGGTGACCAGGTAAGAGGTGGGGAGCATAGACTTTATGGCGAGATCTTCACCTTAGCCCTGCTAATGGAGCGGGTCGAAATGGGTTTTTCGGGTAGGGGTATAATGTGGGGCTTGTTTGGGTGGGTGCAAATAGGTTGTAGCTGCTAGCGTGGCGAGACGGGGTGGGTTTGCTGCAGACACGGGGCAGGGCAGGGCGGGGTGGGGTGGGTTTGTTGTCACGTGTCACCTGCCACTAATAGAGGTTAAAGGAAAAAAAGAGGGAAGCGAGCATGAGAGGCCATCGCAGTGGCGAGCCAGCAAGGCAGCAAGCAAGGCGCCTCCGATCCACATGTCTCTACCCCCTTTCCATTCCTGTTCTTCCTCCCGTCCCTGTAGTTGATAGGTCAGCACCTGTCCCCCACGGCATCCAGCCCAACCAAATCCTGATGATGCCGGTGTTGAAGTCCCTAGCCTCATCGAGCCCGACACCGACCTAGCTGGGCTCGGCCTGCGTGGGCAGATTGCCTCGCCGACGGTGATCTGGACGTCACCATAGCCGAGCATTTTCTCATTGCGGTGTAGACTGCGCCCATCTGGACATCGAACATGCTGATGTATTTGAGCTTGGTGACGGGGTTGTAAATGATGGCGTTGGGGTGGAAGATGGCGTAGTTGAGGTTCACCATGAGCGGCGAGCCTATCTCCTTGCGCAACTTGAGCATGGGGACGAGCACCTTGCTGTCAAATTCCGGGTGGAAGCGGGCATTGGTGGGGATCCTGTCGGAGGGCGCGAGGATGCCCAGGTAGTGCAGCATGGTGACGTGCACCGGGGGGAGCTCCTCGAGCTGCAGCGTCTGGTtgaggcggcgcgcggcaggccgGGAAGAACGTGACGATGAGGTTGGGCACTGTTTGGATTAGCCCTGCCAATGGGTTGTTTGGATGGCAAAACCGTGGTTATGGCAAAACCGTGGTTTAACCTACTGCTGGCCAATTTTGATGCACCGCGACAAATGGGGTGAAGGACAGTGAGTTAATTAGTTTAGATTTTGGATAGGGGCGGGGTCTGTAGCTAACCTCTATAAATTTTGTGTCGAGATGGGTGTGGGTCGGGTTCAGCCCCATTAGCAGGGCCACTTCATCTACTTGGTGTGAGTCTTAGGGCAGCTCCAGCGTTGGACAAAATGGAATCGTGAGGGTGGAAAACCGAACCGAGCACACTAGAGCATTCGACTGCTCGTTGTCAGACAGGAAAATTGGACTCCAAATTCTGTTCGACTTCAGCGAGACTTCAACGAATAAACAATTCATCACGGACGAAGCGAACGTCCAACAAGAAGCGGGGAGAAGGAAGATTCTCAATTCTTTTATGTTCCGCTAGGTCCCACCAGTCGAACTCCACATAGGAGGCCTCGAACCGTGCTTGCCGCTGATATTTCCCTCTCCAAAATCGatgctgacactggagctgccCTTAGTGGTGAGACCCAAGCTCTTGACCAGAAGAGACTTGGTGACCAGGTGCGTACTTTGGTGGAGCTTCAACATGGACTAAGGGTGGCTTTACCCCACCGATACTACGGGAAAAAATCGACGTGCCGAGTTTGCATTTCCCTAACCCACTTCTTTATACTTCTAGATTCCATACTTGCAACTTATGTGCCTTTACTTCCTTAGAGTAGTTCCAAGCTAGAattggctataggttgcaaaactcttTTAGGTTGGAACACTAGAAGAACCCCAATTGCACATCTGGATAGCATGTTCTAGTTTATATTTTGTACAATTTAAATGAAGCCATAGATTAAGTTTTTAAGGTTGCCTAATTCACCTCCTCCCCCTCTTAGGCTACGAGCACCGGTTCCTTTCACAATCTCGTCCAATCAGACATGAGGTAGTTGCGAAGCGATGCATTATCAGCACACATGTCTTAGGGAAATGGGCGAACTATTAATCTTAGTTGATGGAGTCTTGATATCTATGTTAATCGCCACCACGCCCAATAAAACGGACTAAAGGGAGTACTATGTAACTTTAGTTAGCATTGTCATTTCCAAAAGTTGCTAGTATTTAGCCAATCACATCTAGTTATTTGGTGACATTTATGGTAAAATTTGTGGCATATATTTGAAGTTTTCTCTTGTAATCATATACATAGTGAAGATCTCAATAATTTATGGAATTCATAATTTGGTGAAGTACAAATCTATATCTTCTTTTACACCTCTCATTTCTTCTCTATTTGCTCCATTGAATTTCTTGCATTTTAATGTTTTTCTTGGAATTTTAAAATTGAAGAATTTGATATTTTGGGGTGACATGACATGGACGAAGATTGATTGATCTTCATATCCTAGACCCTTTTGAATGAAGTCATAGAGTTATTACTCTAGTTGTACTGGTTATGATTCAAGTCATTTTTTTGGATGCTAGGATGCATGGAACAATTTATGAATGATCTTATATCAATCTATCTCATGAGGGCCATTGGATTTTTAGCACTTGTTCGTCCCTTCATAAAGTTCTCTGAATAAAACATATATGTGAAATGTTTGATGATGTCTTTATCTTTTTGGTTGGATCTTTTTGCTAGTGACTACCATTTGGTTTCTTTGATTTCATTTTCATTGGATGGGATTTGTTTAATCGGATTTCAAGTTGCAGATCTTGCTGGCTCGAGAGGTTTCCTTTATTGTTTCTAGAAAAGTCCTACTAGTTAGATAGCAACACATTGGGGTTAACTTGCAGGATGGGCCAAGAAGTTGAGTTGTGTTCATGCGATGTCCCAGTAGTCGAACTATTTGTAATGTTACAATTACATCATGAGCTTACACTATGATAAGCTGTATATTCTATGGTCTTAAAAAATTCAACTAGCCGCGAAGGTTTATGGTTAGACCGCCAAGTATTTATGATCACACCACCAAGTTTTTACATGCAtttgttcttttgttttttttctttttaagaGAGTTTCAAAGCATAATCATGCATAAGTAGATATGCTCATGCATTTCCCAAACTTGGCACGCATTTCAACTCAAAAGAAAAACTTGCTGTCAATTACTATCATCTACAAATGAACACATACTTTGCCTCTCTAACCAGAAGGAAATCAACAGTTCCGAGTCACAATAAATATTCTATGTGTATTTGCACTGACGCCATCACCAACGTACAAGCTAGCATTAGCCGCGATGAACAATCTTCAAACCCCAGCTCATGTCGATGCAGTGCTGGACCTGCGGCACAATCTTCCCGGTGTCCGCCCCCCGCTTCAGCCTGCAGTCGTAGAACGGCGGCGCGTGGAAGCAGGGTTCCATGGACACGTCCCTGCCGCACGGCGGGTCCGGCACATGCGTCTCGTTGTCCGGCCGGTACATCACCCACGGCCTCAGGCCGCCGAGCCCCTGCGCCACGTACCCGAACGTTGACCAGGCCGTGGTCACCAGCGCGTCCGTCAGGCTCAGGAGGTAGATCTCGGCCCACGCCTTGGCGTCGTGCGACCTGGCGCCGGACCGCTGGAACTCCTCGTGGCTCGGCTGCTGCACGCTCACCGCCtcgccggtcgccgccgcgcgctCCCAGTACATGCCCTTGAGCTTCTCGTAGTACCAGGACTTGAGCGAGGTGACGAGGACGGTCTTGGTCTTCCGGCTCGGTCCCGGCGCGACGGGGTCCGCCGCGGCGAGCAGTACTTCCGGGAGCAGCCCCTCCTTCTGCGTGCACCTGGTGATCTGCtcgaggagctccggcgagttgGGCTGGGAGCCGAAGACGCGCACCTGGATGCccacccgctgctgcgccgtcGCGAGGTAGGCGTCGTAGTAGCGCGCGACGAGGCCCCAGACGTGGTTGCTCGGGTGGAACAGGTACCGGACGGCGTGGTGGAACACGGTATCCGGCTCCGGGAACAGCCTGCCGAGCTCCTCCTGGAACCCCGCGACCAGGAACAGCCCCGGCACGATGTAGTTGTCCGTCCTCATCACCAGCCACGGGATGTTCCGGAGCACCCTCTGGTCCTCGTCGCAGAAGAAGAACTTGTCCTGCTCGGTGGCGTCGTGGTCGAGGTGAACGTACAAGAACGCCGGCACGTCGCCGGCGGCGTCGGTCCTGATGACTTTGTTCCTCAGCATGTTGCCGTAGCTCTCGGCGGTGCTGATGCTGAAATTGGTGTAGCTCGCCAGCGGGAAGCCCGGCGGCAGCAGCCACGTCGTGCCGGGGAAGGGCTCGCAGAAGAGCTCGCCCATCTCGTTGCTGGGGTCGACGAGGAGCACGCGGCCTGTGAGCACCGCGTAGAGGAACGCCGACGCGGTGGCGAGGATCCGATTCCCGAGGCCACGGTACGAGATGGAGACCAGGTACCTGCAGTCCTGCGCCCCCACCGTGTCGCCGCCGCTCTTGCCCGACCTGAGCTGCTCCAGCGCGTGGCCGTAGGCCGCGGTGCCCGGGCCGCACCGCCTCTGCAGGGCCTCCTGCTGCCGCAGCTTGGAGACGAGGTACGCCGGCGGTCGTCTGCCGGGCCTGCGGCGGTACATGACGGATTGGTACCGGCTCCGGCAGGATCTCTCGTCGAACCCGTCTGCCAGGAGGCCACCGAGGAGCTTGTCGTAAGATCTTTCACCTGAAGCTGACACAACAAATGGAACCGtcaggaagttgaagatgatccAGTAGTGAACCACATTTACTATACATTTGCATTGCAAGTCACGACGCAATGTGCAGCGATATGCGGCACAGCATTGATCAGCACGGCCCGACCAAACGTGGCATGAACCCGAACTATAGCTAGTACCTCCGCGGCGGACGACGTCGGCAGCGCTGATCCGGACGGGCGGCGCACTGGCGCGCGCGCCGAGGAGGATGACCATCGTGGGCACGGTCAGCACGAAGGCCGCGAGCACGACGTTGATCACCGAGCAGTACGGCACCCTCTTAGTCCGCGGCGCgagccccagcgccgccgccgcctcggcgtcCAGCCATCGGCCTGCAGCCGAGcgctgctgcggctgcggcggctcTTTCCACGGCGCCGCGGCGCCGTCGACGCCCAACTTGGCCTCACGTTGCCGCATCTGCTACGCCGCCGGTGGCCGGTGCCAACCTAGCTCTGCTGTGTCGTGCCAAGGTGCGGCGTGCAAACGCCGTAGCGGCTCCGGCGACCGGTGAAGGTGGACCGGAGCTCGAGAGTGAGGGGTGGGATTATACAAGTGCCGCCAGGTCAAATTTTCTCGTGCGGAGCACATCGATCACTGCTGCCTCAAATGCTAATCTTGGGAACCGGCGTTGAATCCGCGTCTGGGATTCGTCATTCGCGGGAAGAACTATTGTTAAATGATCCGAGATCCAGCTTGCAGACAATTTTAACCTGGTGATTGACTACCTTCATTTATCACCGCGCACGTGGCAACgttggccggcggtgagcaacTACGAGAAACTCCGTGTCGGCGAAAgcacaaatagtaccagcaaaTACTGGACTAGAAAAATGGAAACACAATGTTTGCGAAAGCGAAAGGGAACAATTTACCTCTTCTGTTTATGAGGCCGAGAAATTCAGAGTCCGACGCCTTCAGCAGCCGCCGGTCGCCGGAGAGGAGGAGCAGCAGAAGCAGGGGAACGGAGAGCAGCAAGACGATCCTGACAACTCCGCCGGCGCGCGCCCCGCGCTGCGGCTTCGCCATGCCCGCGAGATCCTGGCGTGCTCTCTCTCCCTATCCATACGTAGCAGCAACAGATTTCATAGCGGAAGGTTTCAGTGGAGGTCAACTGCTTAGGTAGCTCTGCTTTGATCGTGTTGTCTTCGTGCCCAGCACTCCACAACGGTGTTCCGAGAAGCGGCGGTGCATGCCGCGACGTGCGCTGAATAATGCGCTCTACGTTGGTCTGAAGATGGTACGCATACAGAGCCGTCAATGGGTCATTAAGATTTGGGCCATCAAGTTGCCGTCGTCAGAGCCATCAACAGTGCAGCACAAATCTTTGTGCGAGCCATGTGAAACT
The genomic region above belongs to Panicum hallii strain FIL2 chromosome 4, PHallii_v3.1, whole genome shotgun sequence and contains:
- the LOC112890772 gene encoding galactoside 2-alpha-L-fucosyltransferase-like, yielding MYRRRPGRRPPAYLVSKLRQQEALQRRCGPGTAAYGHALEQLRSGKSGGDTVGAQDCRYLVSISYRGLGNRILATASAFLYAVLTGRVLLVDPSNEMGELFCEPFPGTTWLLPPGFPLASYTNFSISTAESYGNMLRNKVIRTDAAGDVPAFLYVHLDHDATEQDKFFFCDEDQRVLRNIPWLVMRTDNYIVPGLFLVAGFQEELGRLFPEPDTVFHHAVRYLFHPSNHVWGLVARYYDAYLATAQQRVGIQVRVFGSQPNSPELLEQITRCTQKEGLLPEVLLAAADPVAPGPSRKTKTVLVTSLKSWYYEKLKGMYWERAAATGEAVSVQQPSHEEFQRSGARSHDAKAWAEIYLLSLTDALVTTAWSTFGYVAQGLGGLRPWVMYRPDNETHVPDPPCGRDVSMEPCFHAPPFYDCRLKRGADTGKIVPQVQHCIDMSWGLKIVHRG